A stretch of Saccharothrix texasensis DNA encodes these proteins:
- a CDS encoding PepSY-associated TM helix domain-containing protein, translated as MTESWRGLVLRFHFYAGVLVGPFVLIAALTGVLYAATPQLESWLYSDHLRVPASTSSVPLSQQVKAAVATRPGDELVAIRPAPEPGTTTRVLFSSDGDARPTVFVNPADGAVVGELMTYGTSGVLPLRTTIDQIHRNLLLGEPGRLYSELAASWLWVVALGGVFLWFSRRRTQRTKPTTRKHATVGLTVLVGALFLSATGLTWSAYAGENVASLRQALDWSTPALAGGGDHAGHDMTNPIPVMPGEVDSVLTHARSAGIDAGLIEITVPPMAGMAWNVTEIDRAWPTQVDAVAVAGGQVVDQVRFADYPLAAKLARWGIDLHMGALFGWPNQLLLLAVGLGLVTLVALGYRIWWLRRPTRGFGRPVPRGQWRKVPRAQLVVVLVVAAAVGWFIPLFGLSLLAFLVIDAVLSARSRRDKSGEQAPESSPVAG; from the coding sequence ATGACCGAGTCCTGGCGCGGCCTCGTGCTGCGCTTCCACTTCTACGCGGGCGTGCTCGTCGGCCCGTTCGTGCTGATCGCCGCCCTCACCGGCGTGCTGTACGCCGCGACACCGCAGTTGGAGTCGTGGCTCTACTCCGACCACCTGCGCGTGCCCGCGTCGACGTCGTCCGTGCCGTTGTCGCAGCAGGTCAAAGCCGCGGTGGCGACGCGACCGGGTGACGAGCTGGTCGCCATCCGCCCGGCGCCCGAGCCGGGCACGACGACCCGCGTGCTGTTCTCGTCCGACGGCGACGCGCGCCCGACCGTGTTCGTGAACCCCGCCGACGGCGCCGTCGTCGGCGAGCTGATGACCTACGGCACCAGCGGCGTGCTGCCGTTGCGCACCACCATCGACCAGATCCACCGCAACCTGCTGCTCGGCGAACCCGGCCGGCTCTACAGCGAGCTGGCCGCGTCCTGGCTGTGGGTGGTGGCGCTGGGCGGCGTGTTCCTGTGGTTCAGCCGCCGCCGGACCCAGCGCACCAAGCCGACCACGCGCAAGCACGCCACCGTCGGCCTGACCGTGCTGGTGGGCGCGCTGTTCCTGTCGGCCACCGGCCTCACCTGGTCGGCGTACGCCGGCGAGAACGTCGCCTCCCTGCGCCAAGCGCTCGACTGGAGCACGCCCGCGCTGGCGGGCGGCGGCGACCACGCCGGGCACGACATGACCAACCCGATCCCGGTGATGCCGGGCGAGGTGGACTCCGTGCTGACCCACGCCCGTTCCGCGGGCATCGACGCGGGGCTCATCGAGATCACCGTGCCGCCCATGGCCGGGATGGCGTGGAACGTCACCGAGATCGACCGCGCCTGGCCCACGCAGGTGGACGCGGTCGCCGTCGCCGGCGGGCAGGTGGTGGACCAGGTCCGGTTCGCCGACTACCCGTTGGCCGCGAAGCTGGCCCGGTGGGGCATCGACCTGCACATGGGCGCGCTGTTCGGCTGGCCCAACCAGCTCCTGCTGCTGGCCGTCGGCCTCGGCCTGGTGACGTTGGTGGCCCTGGGCTACCGGATCTGGTGGCTGCGCCGCCCGACCCGCGGCTTCGGCCGGCCCGTGCCCCGCGGGCAGTGGCGGAAGGTGCCGCGGGCGCAGCTCGTGGTGGTGCTGGTGGTGGCCGCCGCCGTGGGCTGGTTCATCCCGCTGTTCGGGCTGAGCCTGCTGGCGTTCCTGGTCATCGACGCCGTGCTGAGCGCGCGGTCGCGGCGCGACAAGTCCGGCGAGCAGGCTCCGGAGTCGTCACCGGTGGCCGGGTAG
- a CDS encoding ATP-binding protein has translation MRAVTLRLAGRERELGRLLALVDDLAQGRGTALLVEGEPGIGKTALVRAACDVAAARGFRVCRGAGDELGRPLPLLPLLDALASARSESAAVTAERLLDRVDDLCAIGPVVLVLDDLQWADEASVAVWRRLAGLVPQLPLLLIGVLRPLPRRADLGALRKGVTRLPLARLAPTDVVELTGRLAGGRPDEALARLAEDAGGNPLYLVELVEALLRGSAIRVDATGTARLVDAGVPPSLSAAIADRIGFLGADVRRVLVAAALLGVDFPVADLAAVLGLRVVELLPALQEATVAGVLVDGTAGLSFRHPLVRTALYDEVPEAARGAWHTEAARALADTGAGVDRVTRQLLAADDRLPDWVADWLVVHGSMLVAHAPEAAVDLFGRVVVAPNTGGRRGVLLAHLAEARFRLGDHHGAEAVALAGLEHGTLVDLHWTLAQCRSMTGRSAETLVEVERALAAPDVTASDRARLLVLAARAHWDVGGLDDAERLAQAALVGCDRWATSWALHVRTIVAMARGRMTEALPLFDRALAVAMGEPATSDLRLLLQINQAVTLGELDRGAEAIASAQVVRHAADQVGNLVRLGQAQSALGQLLLDAGRWDEALVDVDLLADDLKHPMVSRCDHGVAALIHLHRGDAVGARRHLDAAGTGLEGHVIGPLALAVSLSLEQAGRVREAWSVLTGWDCAEDLLPDFVRLAVELGEDASAAVAHAEWLAVEPAVPHRRASAAYCRALVSADPAGLLRAAEEYRVAGRPLFRAKALSAAAELHASAGDRASAREALSQAVDVHAELGADWDSTRLLARLREHGIRRGPHAKHRRATHGWESLTPMELKVTELVVAGLSNRQIGERLFLSGRTVATHVSHVLAKLGVRSRTDIAREGIRRLGATG, from the coding sequence GTGCGCGCCGTCACACTGCGTCTCGCCGGGCGCGAGCGCGAGCTGGGCCGCCTGCTGGCGCTGGTGGACGACCTGGCCCAGGGGCGGGGCACCGCGCTGCTCGTCGAGGGCGAGCCGGGCATCGGCAAGACGGCGCTGGTGCGCGCGGCGTGCGACGTCGCGGCGGCCCGCGGGTTCCGGGTGTGCCGGGGCGCGGGCGACGAACTCGGCCGGCCCCTCCCGCTGTTACCCCTGCTGGACGCGCTCGCGTCGGCCCGGTCGGAGAGCGCGGCGGTCACCGCCGAACGCCTGCTGGACCGCGTGGACGACCTGTGCGCGATCGGCCCGGTGGTGCTGGTGCTGGACGATTTGCAGTGGGCGGACGAGGCGAGCGTCGCGGTGTGGCGGCGGCTGGCGGGTCTCGTGCCGCAACTGCCGCTGCTGCTGATCGGCGTGCTGCGGCCGTTGCCGCGCCGCGCCGACCTGGGCGCGTTGCGCAAGGGCGTGACCCGGCTGCCGCTGGCGCGCCTCGCGCCGACCGACGTGGTGGAGCTGACCGGCCGGCTGGCGGGCGGCCGGCCGGACGAGGCGTTGGCGCGGCTGGCCGAGGACGCGGGCGGCAACCCGCTCTACCTGGTGGAGCTGGTCGAGGCGCTGTTGCGGGGGTCGGCGATCCGGGTCGACGCCACCGGCACGGCCCGGCTGGTCGACGCGGGCGTGCCGCCGTCGCTGTCGGCCGCGATCGCCGACCGGATCGGGTTCCTCGGCGCGGACGTGCGGCGGGTCCTGGTGGCCGCCGCGCTGCTCGGCGTGGACTTCCCGGTCGCCGACCTGGCCGCCGTGCTCGGTCTGCGCGTGGTGGAGCTGCTGCCCGCGTTGCAGGAGGCGACCGTGGCGGGCGTGCTGGTGGACGGCACGGCCGGCCTGTCGTTCCGGCACCCGCTGGTGCGCACCGCGCTGTACGACGAAGTGCCGGAGGCGGCACGGGGCGCGTGGCACACCGAGGCGGCACGGGCGCTGGCCGACACGGGCGCGGGCGTGGACCGGGTGACCCGGCAGCTGCTCGCCGCCGACGACCGGCTGCCCGACTGGGTGGCGGACTGGCTGGTCGTGCACGGCTCGATGCTCGTCGCGCACGCGCCGGAAGCCGCCGTGGACCTGTTCGGCCGGGTCGTGGTCGCGCCGAACACCGGCGGCCGGCGCGGCGTGCTGCTGGCGCACCTGGCCGAGGCGCGGTTCCGGTTGGGCGACCACCACGGCGCGGAGGCCGTGGCGCTGGCCGGGTTGGAGCACGGCACGCTCGTCGACCTGCACTGGACGTTGGCGCAGTGCCGCAGCATGACCGGGCGTTCGGCGGAGACGTTGGTGGAGGTGGAGCGCGCGCTCGCGGCGCCGGACGTCACCGCGTCGGACCGGGCGCGGCTGCTCGTGCTGGCCGCCCGCGCGCACTGGGACGTCGGTGGGCTGGACGACGCCGAACGGCTGGCGCAGGCGGCGCTGGTCGGCTGCGACCGGTGGGCCACCAGCTGGGCCCTGCACGTGCGCACGATCGTGGCGATGGCGCGCGGCCGGATGACCGAGGCGCTGCCGCTGTTCGACCGGGCGCTGGCGGTCGCCATGGGCGAGCCGGCGACGTCGGACCTGCGGCTGCTGCTCCAGATCAACCAGGCCGTGACGTTGGGCGAGCTGGACCGGGGTGCGGAGGCCATCGCGTCCGCGCAGGTGGTCCGGCACGCGGCCGACCAGGTCGGCAACCTGGTGCGGCTCGGGCAGGCGCAGAGCGCGCTGGGGCAGTTGCTGCTGGACGCGGGCCGGTGGGACGAGGCGCTGGTCGACGTCGACCTGCTCGCCGACGACCTGAAGCACCCGATGGTATCGCGGTGCGACCACGGCGTGGCGGCGTTGATCCACCTGCACCGAGGTGACGCGGTGGGCGCGCGCCGGCACCTCGACGCGGCGGGCACGGGGCTGGAAGGTCACGTGATCGGCCCGTTGGCGCTGGCCGTGAGCCTGTCGCTGGAGCAGGCGGGCCGGGTGCGCGAGGCGTGGTCGGTGCTGACCGGGTGGGACTGCGCCGAGGACCTGCTGCCGGACTTCGTGCGGCTGGCCGTGGAGCTGGGCGAGGACGCCTCCGCCGCGGTCGCGCACGCCGAGTGGCTGGCCGTCGAACCGGCCGTGCCGCACCGCCGGGCGTCCGCCGCGTACTGCCGGGCGCTGGTGTCGGCGGACCCGGCCGGGTTGCTGCGCGCGGCCGAGGAGTACCGGGTCGCGGGACGGCCGCTGTTCCGGGCGAAGGCGTTGTCGGCGGCGGCGGAGCTGCACGCGTCGGCGGGCGACCGGGCGTCGGCGCGGGAGGCGTTGAGCCAGGCCGTGGACGTGCACGCGGAGCTCGGCGCGGACTGGGACTCCACCCGCCTGCTGGCCCGGCTGCGGGAGCACGGCATCCGGCGCGGCCCGCACGCCAAGCACCGGCGGGCCACGCACGGCTGGGAGAGCCTGACGCCGATGGAGCTGAAGGTCACCGAGCTGGTGGTGGCGGGGCTGTCGAACCGGCAGATCGGGGAACGGCTGTTCCTGTCCGGCCGCACGGTGGCCACGCACGTGTCGCACGTGCTGGCGAAGCTCGGCGTGCGGTCGCGCACCGACATCGCCCGCGAGGGCATCCGGCGGCTGGGCGCGACCGGCTAG
- a CDS encoding NAD(P)H-binding protein, with protein sequence MLLITGATGTTGREVVRLLTDREVAFRALSRTPTGDQVHGDHTDPASLDRAMEGVDGVFLLGPGSSDLPAYELAVLDAAERAGVRKVVKLSSIPVGPVAGWHGPGEEATRAFPAWTLLRASLFATNSVQWAPRVAAGEPIPNPTGTTKLGVVDPRDLAEVAVRALLDDDHHGRTYTLTGPELLSVPDQVAVLSDVLGRPLSTVDVPLTALPPEYAEGLRAVLGGEGSFLSDDVAAVLGRPARDYATWARENYPRV encoded by the coding sequence ATGCTGCTGATCACGGGTGCCACCGGCACCACCGGCCGTGAAGTCGTCCGCCTCCTCACCGACCGCGAGGTCGCGTTCCGCGCCCTGTCCCGCACGCCGACCGGTGACCAGGTGCACGGGGACCACACCGACCCGGCGTCCCTCGACCGGGCGATGGAGGGCGTGGACGGGGTGTTCCTGCTCGGTCCGGGCAGCTCCGACCTGCCCGCCTACGAGCTGGCCGTGCTCGACGCGGCCGAGCGGGCCGGCGTGCGGAAGGTGGTGAAGCTGTCGTCGATCCCGGTCGGCCCGGTCGCCGGGTGGCACGGGCCGGGCGAGGAGGCCACCCGCGCGTTCCCGGCTTGGACGCTGTTGCGCGCGAGCCTGTTCGCGACGAACTCGGTGCAGTGGGCGCCGCGGGTCGCGGCGGGCGAGCCGATCCCGAACCCGACGGGCACGACGAAGCTCGGCGTGGTGGACCCGCGCGACCTCGCCGAGGTGGCGGTGCGCGCCCTGCTCGACGACGACCACCACGGCCGCACCTACACGCTCACCGGTCCGGAACTGCTGAGCGTGCCGGATCAGGTGGCCGTGCTGTCGGACGTCCTCGGCCGCCCCCTGTCCACTGTGGACGTCCCGTTGACGGCGTTGCCGCCGGAGTACGCGGAGGGCTTGCGCGCGGTGCTCGGCGGTGAGGGCTCGTTCCTGTCCGACGACGTGGCCGCGGTGCTCGGGCGGCCGGCCCGCGACTACGCCACCTGGGCGCGCGAGAACTACCCGAGGGTCTAG